From a region of the Cognatiyoonia koreensis genome:
- a CDS encoding ABC transporter permease translates to MTAIDPTTLDTEERRIRRFARINKADAWFRVLGLSWITPILRAAAGDNPRAQAGEIWRLLGVPLLAIAVFIMLWGALAPRVQTSLGAVPGPVQVWEQVGELRQDAIREGERETAFYQRQDERNAEHIANGDTDKVRDRVYTGKPTYYDQIWTSIKTVFFGFLIASIVAIPLGIAAGLSATANAALNPLIQIFKPVSPLAWLPIVTMIVSATYTTSDGMFSKSFLISAITVTLCSLWPTLINTALGVASIDKDLVSVSRVLKMNTYTKITKLVLPSALPLIFTGLRLSLGVGWMVLIAAEMLAQNPGLGKFVWDEFQNGSSQSLARIMVAVFTIGIIGFLLDRVMYALQTMFTFSNNR, encoded by the coding sequence ATGACCGCGATTGACCCCACCACACTCGACACCGAGGAACGCCGCATCCGGCGGTTTGCCCGCATCAACAAGGCCGACGCGTGGTTTCGCGTGCTGGGCCTGTCATGGATCACCCCGATCCTGCGCGCCGCCGCAGGCGACAACCCACGCGCCCAAGCCGGTGAAATCTGGCGCTTGCTGGGTGTTCCGCTGTTGGCAATCGCTGTCTTCATCATGCTTTGGGGCGCGCTTGCCCCGCGCGTTCAAACTTCACTGGGTGCGGTCCCCGGCCCCGTGCAGGTCTGGGAGCAAGTGGGTGAACTGCGCCAAGATGCGATCCGCGAAGGCGAACGCGAGACGGCGTTTTATCAACGTCAGGATGAACGCAACGCCGAGCATATTGCCAACGGCGATACCGACAAGGTCCGCGACCGTGTCTATACAGGCAAGCCGACCTATTACGATCAAATCTGGACCTCGATCAAAACCGTGTTCTTCGGGTTCCTGATCGCTTCGATCGTAGCCATTCCACTGGGTATTGCCGCGGGCCTGTCGGCCACGGCCAATGCCGCGCTGAACCCGCTGATCCAGATTTTCAAACCTGTTTCACCGCTGGCGTGGTTGCCGATTGTCACGATGATCGTTTCGGCCACCTACACGACCAGCGACGGCATGTTCTCCAAGTCTTTCCTGATCTCGGCCATTACGGTGACGCTCTGTTCACTTTGGCCCACGCTAATCAATACCGCCCTTGGTGTCGCCAGCATCGACAAGGACCTTGTGAGCGTCAGCCGCGTTCTGAAAATGAACACATACACCAAGATCACCAAACTGGTGTTGCCCTCGGCACTGCCGTTGATCTTCACCGGATTGCGGCTCTCGCTTGGTGTTGGCTGGATGGTGTTGATTGCCGCCGAAATGCTTGCACAGAACCCTGGTCTTGGCAAATTCGTCTGGGATGAATTCCAGAACGGATCATCCCAATCGCTGGCACGCATCATGGTGGCGGTGTTCACCATCGGTATCATCGGGTTCCTGCTGGATCGTGTGATGTATGCGCTGCAGACCATGTTCACCTTCTCGAACAACCGGTGA
- a CDS encoding glycosyl transferase family 3, with product MSLAPFVRIVARGTGRARPLTLPEAQEAMALILQGNAAPEAIGALLMVLRLRGETPEEIAGFTAALRTHVSGKLPAADLDWPSYAAGRSRGAPLFLLAARLVAQAGYRVSMHGWNSHQAASASVREAIAFAGPGVTYTRLEMLSPVAFSLLNLRDTLGLRSCFNTVLRMWNPSQALVSVQGVFHPSYRSLQAQAADLLGQRDLAIIKGGGGEFERHPSKEIAVYGLRDGAHTKDTAGALLHDARRLHEAGKDVDLRGLWHGAVEDAFAIATVTGTAALALFALKAAPTLTDADHMARALWDARHQTESLSA from the coding sequence ATGAGCCTCGCACCCTTTGTTCGCATCGTAGCGCGCGGCACCGGCCGTGCGCGGCCCCTGACCCTGCCAGAGGCACAAGAGGCAATGGCGCTTATCCTGCAAGGCAACGCCGCGCCAGAAGCGATTGGCGCGCTCCTCATGGTGCTGCGCCTGCGCGGTGAAACACCGGAAGAAATCGCAGGATTCACCGCTGCATTGCGGACCCACGTGTCGGGCAAACTGCCCGCCGCAGACCTTGACTGGCCGTCCTATGCCGCAGGGCGCAGTCGTGGCGCACCGCTGTTTCTTCTTGCGGCGCGGCTGGTGGCGCAAGCGGGATACCGTGTGTCGATGCACGGCTGGAATTCGCATCAGGCGGCCAGCGCCTCGGTGCGCGAGGCCATCGCATTCGCCGGACCGGGTGTGACATATACGCGCCTAGAGATGCTCAGCCCGGTTGCGTTCAGCTTGCTGAATTTACGCGACACCCTTGGTCTGCGGTCCTGTTTCAACACGGTGTTGCGAATGTGGAATCCCTCGCAGGCGCTTGTCAGCGTGCAGGGTGTGTTCCACCCATCCTACCGGAGCCTGCAAGCGCAGGCCGCCGACCTGCTCGGCCAGCGCGACCTTGCGATCATCAAGGGCGGTGGAGGCGAATTCGAACGCCACCCTTCCAAGGAAATCGCCGTCTACGGGCTGCGCGACGGTGCCCATACCAAGGACACCGCCGGGGCCCTGCTGCACGATGCCCGCCGCCTGCACGAGGCAGGCAAGGACGTTGACTTGCGCGGCCTTTGGCACGGGGCAGTAGAAGATGCGTTCGCCATCGCGACCGTCACCGGCACCGCCGCCCTTGCGCTTTTCGCCCTTAAGGCCGCACCGACCCTGACCGACGCCGATCATATGGCGCGCGCCCTTTGGGATGCCCGCCACCAGACAGAAAGCCTTTCCGCATGA
- a CDS encoding ABC transporter ATP-binding protein, which yields MGILELSNVSKSYGDTPVLRDINLNVEEGEFVVILGFSGTGKTTLINLMAGLEQPTSGTVTYKGAPITEPGRERGVIFQSYSLMPWLTVNGNVALAVDTMFPELSKDERAAKVAHYVGMVGLSHAATRRPAELSGGMRQRVNVARALAMDPEMLLLDEPLSALDALTRANLADEIEAIWDEDKKTCVLITNDVDEAIILADRIIALNPDGTLGDEFRVEIPRPRDRIAMNNDPTFKALRAKVTTYLMDVGIAAKVEETRTLPNVTPIHGVPAAVAKAQEGGIEERFLNFSQLDKVYPTPKGPLTVVENFDLKINKGEFISLIGHSGCGKSTVLTMAAGLNPISKGAIRLDGWNVEGADPERAVVFQSPNLFPWLTAKENVAIGVDKVYPKASQSERQDVVEYYLERVGLADSMDKNAASLSNGMKQRVGIARAFSLSPKLLLLDEPFGMLDSLTRWELQEVLMEVWSRTKVTAICVTHDVDEAILLADRVVMMTNGPQATIGKITDVNLPRPRTRKALLEHPDYYNYRQEVLDFLEEYEHGSKPKPKAIAAE from the coding sequence ATGGGTATTCTGGAACTCTCGAACGTCTCGAAAAGCTACGGCGACACGCCGGTTCTACGGGATATCAATCTTAACGTGGAAGAGGGTGAATTCGTCGTCATTCTGGGCTTCTCCGGGACCGGCAAGACCACGCTTATCAATCTGATGGCCGGGCTTGAGCAGCCCACCAGCGGCACAGTCACCTACAAGGGCGCACCCATTACCGAACCCGGGCGCGAGCGCGGGGTCATTTTCCAAAGCTATTCGCTGATGCCATGGTTGACGGTCAACGGTAATGTCGCCCTGGCCGTCGACACCATGTTCCCTGAACTGTCCAAGGACGAACGCGCCGCGAAAGTTGCGCATTATGTGGGCATGGTCGGGCTCAGCCACGCGGCGACGCGGCGTCCGGCAGAATTGTCTGGCGGCATGCGCCAACGGGTCAACGTCGCCCGCGCGCTCGCGATGGATCCCGAAATGCTGCTGCTGGACGAACCCCTTTCGGCGCTGGATGCGCTGACCCGCGCCAATCTTGCCGACGAGATCGAGGCGATCTGGGACGAGGACAAGAAGACCTGTGTGCTGATCACCAATGATGTCGACGAGGCGATCATCCTCGCCGACCGGATCATTGCCCTTAATCCCGACGGCACGCTGGGCGATGAATTCCGCGTTGAAATCCCCCGCCCCCGTGACCGCATCGCAATGAACAACGACCCAACGTTCAAGGCGCTTCGGGCAAAGGTCACAACCTATCTGATGGATGTCGGGATCGCGGCCAAGGTCGAGGAAACCCGCACCTTGCCGAACGTGACACCCATTCACGGCGTGCCTGCGGCGGTTGCAAAAGCACAGGAAGGCGGGATCGAAGAACGCTTCCTGAACTTCTCACAGCTCGACAAGGTGTATCCAACGCCCAAAGGCCCGCTGACCGTCGTCGAAAACTTTGATCTCAAGATCAACAAGGGTGAATTCATCTCGCTGATCGGGCACTCGGGCTGCGGAAAATCAACGGTTCTGACAATGGCCGCCGGGCTGAACCCGATCAGCAAAGGCGCGATCCGTCTGGATGGCTGGAACGTTGAAGGTGCCGACCCCGAGCGCGCGGTTGTGTTTCAATCGCCAAACCTTTTTCCATGGCTGACCGCCAAGGAAAACGTCGCGATTGGGGTGGATAAGGTCTATCCCAAAGCGTCGCAGTCAGAACGGCAAGATGTGGTCGAATACTACCTCGAACGGGTTGGGCTGGCGGACAGCATGGACAAGAATGCCGCCTCTCTGTCCAACGGGATGAAACAACGTGTCGGCATCGCCCGCGCCTTTTCCCTCTCTCCCAAACTGCTGCTTTTGGATGAACCATTCGGGATGCTGGACAGCCTCACGCGGTGGGAATTGCAAGAAGTGCTGATGGAGGTCTGGTCGCGCACCAAGGTGACGGCGATCTGCGTCACCCATGATGTGGACGAAGCCATCCTGCTGGCGGATCGTGTCGTGATGATGACCAACGGACCCCAAGCGACCATTGGCAAAATCACCGATGTGAACCTGCCGCGCCCACGCACCCGCAAGGCGCTGCTCGAACATCCCGACTACTACAACTATCGCCAGGAAGTGCTCGATTTCCTTGAGGAATACGAACACGGCTCAAAACCGAAACCCAAGGCAATCGCGGCGGAGTAA
- the nirD gene encoding nitrite reductase small subunit NirD produces MTDWIDIAPLSEVPRRGARMIKTALGCVAVFRTAEDEVFALDNACPHKAGPLAEGIVHGKSVTCPLHNWVISLETGQAQGGDDGQVATYPARVDNGRILLDRTFLRARVAA; encoded by the coding sequence ATGACCGACTGGATCGACATCGCCCCGCTGTCAGAGGTGCCCCGACGCGGTGCACGCATGATAAAGACTGCCCTTGGCTGTGTCGCCGTGTTCCGCACCGCCGAGGATGAGGTTTTCGCGTTGGACAACGCCTGTCCGCATAAGGCCGGGCCATTGGCCGAAGGGATCGTGCACGGCAAATCGGTGACCTGCCCACTGCACAACTGGGTGATATCGCTTGAGACAGGACAGGCGCAGGGGGGCGATGACGGACAGGTGGCCACCTACCCTGCCCGCGTCGATAACGGGCGCATTCTGCTGGATCGCACCTTCCTGCGCGCACGGGTCGCGGCATGA
- the nirB gene encoding nitrite reductase large subunit NirB, translated as MKQNLVVIGAGMASGRVLEHLLEQDRDAYDITLFNAEARGNYNRIMLSPVLSGEKTYADIVTHDDGWYTENDITCRFGEHVVAIDRAAKTVTGQNGTVPYDKLLIATGSAPFIIPVPGKDLQGVITYRDLDDTNAMIKAAAKGGKAVVIGGGLLGLEAAAGLAERGMEVTVLHLMGHLMERQLDESAAFLLRRDLQDKGVKVICKASTSAILGETHVEAVLLEDKTVLEADLVVMAVGIRPETRLATDAGLEVARGVEVNAQLQTSDPDIFAVGECVEFDGQLFGLVAPLYDQAKVVAKSLLGHGDAFVSKELATKLKVTGCDLFSAGDFAEGDGREDIVFRDPARGVYRRLVIEDNVVIGAVMYGDTNDSNWFFGLIRDKTDIADMRDTLIFGPAYQGGTPLDPLAAVAALPRDAEICGCNGICKGQIEDAIAAGASDLGAIKSTTKASASCGTCTGLVEQVLAATLGDEFVIPAAATVCGCTDMTHEDVRRMIKSRRLTSMPAVWQECGWKTSCGCHVCRPALNFYLLADWPLEYRDDPQSRFINERKHANIQKDGTFSVVPRMWGGITTANELRAIADAADKYMVPTVKVTGGQRIDLLGVKSEDLPNIWADLNAAGMVSGHAYSKGLRTVKTCVGTDHCRFGTQDSTGLGIKLEKELWGSWTPHKLKLAVSGCPRNCAEATCKDIGVVCVDSGYQVSIGGAAGMDVKETELLMQVATEQEAINVIKAVTQLYRENAKYLDRIYKWMAKVGLDWIKARIETEQDALVDRFELSQSIYRKDPWAEHTQTKADSYRTLANLSLEAAE; from the coding sequence ATGAAACAGAACCTTGTCGTCATTGGTGCCGGAATGGCTTCCGGTCGGGTGTTGGAGCACCTTCTGGAACAAGACCGCGATGCTTATGACATCACCCTTTTCAATGCAGAGGCACGCGGAAACTACAACCGCATCATGCTCTCGCCGGTTCTATCGGGGGAAAAGACCTATGCCGATATCGTGACCCACGATGACGGCTGGTATACGGAAAATGACATAACCTGCCGCTTTGGCGAACATGTGGTGGCGATTGATCGCGCAGCGAAAACGGTCACGGGCCAGAACGGCACGGTGCCTTATGACAAGCTGCTGATTGCCACGGGGTCAGCGCCTTTTATCATTCCGGTGCCGGGCAAGGATCTGCAGGGCGTCATCACCTACCGCGACCTTGATGACACCAACGCGATGATCAAGGCCGCCGCCAAGGGTGGCAAGGCCGTTGTCATCGGTGGCGGGCTCTTGGGGCTAGAGGCCGCCGCGGGGCTGGCCGAACGCGGAATGGAGGTAACCGTACTGCACCTGATGGGCCACCTGATGGAACGCCAACTGGATGAAAGCGCGGCTTTCTTGCTGCGCCGCGATCTGCAGGACAAGGGCGTCAAGGTCATCTGCAAAGCGTCGACGTCCGCGATACTGGGTGAGACCCATGTCGAGGCGGTGTTGCTAGAGGACAAAACCGTGCTTGAGGCCGATCTGGTGGTCATGGCTGTCGGTATCCGCCCGGAAACACGGCTTGCAACTGATGCCGGGCTGGAAGTTGCCCGCGGCGTTGAGGTGAACGCACAACTCCAAACCTCTGACCCGGATATTTTTGCGGTTGGCGAATGCGTGGAATTTGACGGGCAGTTGTTTGGCCTTGTCGCACCGCTTTATGATCAGGCCAAGGTCGTGGCGAAATCGCTGCTGGGACATGGCGATGCCTTCGTCTCCAAGGAACTGGCAACAAAGCTCAAGGTGACGGGCTGCGATCTTTTCAGTGCCGGGGATTTTGCCGAAGGCGACGGCCGCGAGGATATCGTGTTCCGCGATCCCGCACGTGGCGTCTACCGCCGGTTGGTGATCGAAGACAACGTGGTGATCGGCGCGGTCATGTATGGCGACACCAACGACAGCAACTGGTTCTTCGGGCTGATCCGCGACAAAACCGACATTGCGGACATGCGCGATACGCTGATCTTTGGGCCCGCCTATCAAGGGGGGACCCCCCTGGACCCTTTAGCAGCTGTTGCAGCCTTACCGCGTGATGCGGAGATCTGTGGCTGCAACGGTATCTGCAAAGGCCAAATCGAAGACGCCATCGCGGCGGGTGCCTCTGATCTGGGTGCGATCAAGTCCACAACCAAGGCAAGCGCGTCTTGCGGAACCTGCACCGGGCTTGTCGAACAGGTGCTGGCCGCCACGCTGGGCGATGAATTCGTCATTCCCGCCGCTGCCACGGTCTGCGGCTGCACGGATATGACCCATGAAGACGTGCGGCGCATGATCAAATCACGGCGGCTTACCTCGATGCCCGCGGTCTGGCAGGAATGCGGCTGGAAAACCTCCTGCGGCTGCCACGTCTGCCGCCCGGCGCTGAACTTCTACCTGCTCGCCGATTGGCCGCTGGAATATCGCGACGACCCGCAAAGCCGGTTCATCAACGAACGCAAACACGCCAACATCCAGAAGGACGGCACATTCAGTGTCGTGCCGCGCATGTGGGGTGGGATCACCACCGCGAACGAATTGCGCGCGATTGCCGATGCCGCCGACAAATACATGGTCCCGACGGTCAAAGTGACGGGGGGCCAGCGGATCGATCTGCTTGGGGTAAAAAGTGAAGACCTGCCCAACATCTGGGCCGATCTGAACGCGGCGGGTATGGTGTCGGGCCACGCCTATTCCAAAGGGCTGCGCACGGTGAAAACCTGCGTTGGCACCGATCATTGCCGCTTTGGCACCCAGGACAGCACCGGCCTTGGCATAAAGCTCGAAAAAGAGCTTTGGGGATCGTGGACCCCACACAAGCTCAAACTTGCCGTGTCCGGTTGCCCGCGCAATTGCGCCGAGGCGACGTGCAAGGACATCGGCGTTGTCTGTGTCGACAGCGGCTATCAGGTCAGCATCGGTGGCGCTGCGGGCATGGACGTCAAGGAAACCGAACTGCTGATGCAGGTCGCGACCGAACAAGAGGCGATCAACGTGATCAAGGCAGTCACCCAGCTTTACCGCGAAAACGCCAAGTATCTGGACCGGATATACAAGTGGATGGCCAAGGTCGGTCTGGACTGGATCAAGGCCCGCATCGAAACCGAGCAGGACGCATTGGTGGACCGGTTCGAGCTAAGCCAGTCGATTTACCGTAAAGATCCCTGGGCGGAACACACCCAGACAAAGGCAGACAGCTACCGCACCCTTGCCAACCTTTCACTGGAGGCCGCAGAATGA
- a CDS encoding CmpA/NrtA family ABC transporter substrate-binding protein, with protein MKNTFAMLLATSSLLATSAAAQSLDLEKEDLTLGFIKLTDMAPLAVAYELGYFEDEGLFVTLEAQANWKVLLDGVISGELDGAHMLAGQPLAATIGYGTEAHIITPFSMDLNGNAITVSNEIWEQMKPNVPAMDDGRPQHPISASALAPVVEDYLDRGEPFNMGMVFPVSTHNYEIRYWLAAGGLEPGYYSEQDISGQIGADVLLSVTPPPQMPATMEAGTIFGYAVGEPWNQQAVFKNIGVPVITDYDMWKNNPEKVFGITAEFAEENPNTTLALTKALIRAAIWLDENENANRPEAVEMLSRPEYVGADYEVIANSMTGFFEFEKGDVRPAPDFNVFFRYNATYPFYSDAIWYLTQMRRWGQISETKPDTWYFDTAAEVYRPDIYLEAARMLVDDGLANEADFPWDSDGFKAATPAEDIIDAIPFDGRTPNAYIDSLPIGLKSGQSVVDGQIQG; from the coding sequence ATGAAAAATACTTTCGCGATGCTTTTGGCCACTTCCAGCCTCTTGGCGACGTCGGCTGCGGCCCAGTCCCTTGATCTGGAAAAAGAAGATCTGACCCTCGGCTTTATCAAGCTGACAGATATGGCACCTTTGGCCGTTGCCTATGAGCTGGGGTACTTTGAGGACGAAGGCCTTTTTGTCACTCTTGAGGCACAGGCGAACTGGAAGGTCTTGCTGGACGGCGTCATCAGTGGCGAGCTTGACGGGGCGCATATGCTGGCCGGTCAGCCATTGGCCGCTACAATCGGCTACGGCACCGAAGCGCATATCATCACACCGTTTTCGATGGACCTGAACGGCAACGCGATCACCGTCTCGAACGAAATCTGGGAGCAGATGAAGCCGAATGTTCCAGCCATGGATGATGGCCGTCCCCAGCATCCGATCAGCGCAAGCGCGCTTGCCCCCGTGGTCGAGGATTATCTTGACCGGGGTGAGCCGTTCAACATGGGCATGGTGTTCCCCGTTTCGACCCACAACTATGAAATCCGCTATTGGCTTGCGGCCGGGGGTCTTGAGCCTGGGTATTATAGCGAACAGGATATCTCGGGGCAGATCGGTGCGGATGTGCTCTTGTCGGTGACACCGCCGCCGCAAATGCCCGCAACAATGGAAGCTGGCACGATCTTTGGCTACGCCGTGGGCGAGCCGTGGAACCAGCAGGCCGTGTTCAAGAATATCGGCGTGCCCGTCATCACCGATTACGACATGTGGAAGAACAACCCTGAAAAGGTGTTCGGCATCACGGCGGAATTCGCCGAAGAGAACCCCAACACAACGCTGGCCCTGACCAAAGCGTTGATCCGTGCAGCCATCTGGCTGGACGAAAACGAAAACGCCAACCGCCCTGAAGCGGTCGAGATGCTATCGCGACCCGAATATGTCGGTGCGGATTATGAAGTGATCGCCAACTCGATGACCGGGTTCTTTGAATTCGAAAAGGGCGATGTCCGCCCCGCCCCTGACTTCAACGTCTTCTTCCGGTACAACGCGACCTATCCGTTCTACTCTGACGCGATCTGGTATCTGACGCAGATGCGCCGCTGGGGTCAGATTTCCGAGACAAAGCCGGATACATGGTATTTCGACACCGCAGCCGAGGTTTATCGCCCCGACATCTATCTTGAAGCCGCACGGATGCTGGTGGACGACGGTCTGGCCAATGAGGCCGACTTTCCATGGGATAGCGACGGTTTCAAAGCCGCGACACCCGCCGAGGACATCATTGACGCGATCCCCTTCGATGGCCGCACACCCAACGCGTATATCGACAGCCTGCCGATTGGCCTGAAATCCGGTCAAAGCGTCGTTGACGGCCAAATCCAGGGCTAA
- a CDS encoding nitrate reductase, with protein sequence MTLTRTTCPYCGVGCGVLAGADGTIKGDPAHPANFGRLCSKGAALGETTDLDGRLLRPMVNGKTTDWDSALDLVAAKFSAAIAEYGPESVAFYASGQLLTEDYYVANKLMKGFIGAANIDTNSRLCMASSVAGHKRAFGTDTVPGTYEDLEQADLIVLVGSNLAWCHPVLYQRIAAAKESRPDLQVVNVDPRRTATTDLADLHLQIAPDGDIALFNGLLAHLANTGALDASFTAAHVNGMAETIAAARLSDPADTGLPQEDLTRFFDLFARTDKVVTVYSQGVNQSSCGTDKVNAILNCHLATGRIGRAGCGPFSVTGQPNAMGGREVGGLANMLANHLEIENADHRAAVQDFWDSPTICTKSGLKAVDLFQACADGKIKALWVMSTNPAVSLPDADSVAEAIARVPFVVTSDIIEKTDTNAIADVLLPAAGWGEKDGTVTNSERRISRQRAFLKTPGDARPDWRIISDVAARMGFGNAFAYQSPADIFAEYVALDTALSATPRDLDLSIFADVDYAEMIPTQWPRNAHRFFADGQFYHPDGKARMIAVTSPQLSKPRFALNTGRNRDQWHTMTRTGKSQRLSAHLAEPYVEIHPADAIALGAGAGTIIRVESPNGSALLRAFITDRGPRGQLFAPMHWTRQRAKRGTINSVTSAVVDPVSGQPALKSGAVTAQVYRAAWYGFLACRHQPLPQTPYAAVAPTATGWQVELAARKTPADWEAEAKTLAGLPSAETSIQTDLASGTTRIALIQGGVIEALLFVAPRPVVLARNAIISVIGTQTPPLAALAGRNAANRPDPGATVCACFNVGRNTLMTAIAAGANSVAALGGATCAGTNCGSCKPELKSLITGASMPMAAE encoded by the coding sequence ATGACGCTGACCCGCACCACCTGCCCTTATTGCGGCGTGGGCTGCGGCGTGCTTGCTGGCGCGGACGGCACGATCAAGGGCGATCCCGCCCATCCTGCCAATTTCGGGCGGCTCTGTTCCAAGGGGGCCGCCTTGGGCGAAACGACTGATCTGGACGGGCGGCTTTTGCGGCCCATGGTGAACGGCAAAACCACTGACTGGGACAGCGCCCTTGATCTCGTCGCCGCCAAATTCAGCGCGGCAATCGCTGAATACGGCCCCGAAAGCGTCGCCTTCTACGCCTCTGGCCAGTTGCTGACCGAAGATTATTACGTCGCCAACAAGCTGATGAAAGGCTTTATCGGCGCGGCCAATATCGATACCAATTCGCGGCTTTGCATGGCGTCGTCGGTCGCAGGTCATAAACGTGCATTTGGCACCGACACGGTCCCCGGCACCTATGAGGATCTTGAGCAGGCGGATCTGATCGTTCTCGTGGGATCGAACCTCGCCTGGTGTCATCCGGTGTTGTATCAACGCATTGCCGCCGCGAAAGAGTCACGGCCCGACCTGCAAGTCGTGAACGTTGACCCGCGCCGAACCGCGACGACCGATCTGGCCGATCTGCATCTGCAGATTGCCCCCGACGGGGATATCGCGCTGTTCAACGGTTTGCTGGCGCATCTTGCCAATACCGGCGCGCTGGACGCATCGTTCACCGCCGCCCACGTAAATGGCATGGCCGAGACCATCGCGGCGGCACGCTTGTCAGACCCTGCCGATACCGGCTTGCCCCAAGAGGATCTGACCCGCTTTTTCGACCTTTTCGCCCGTACTGATAAGGTCGTTACCGTCTATTCCCAAGGGGTCAATCAATCGTCCTGCGGCACCGACAAGGTCAACGCGATCCTGAACTGCCACCTCGCGACGGGGCGGATCGGGCGCGCGGGCTGCGGTCCGTTTTCCGTCACCGGTCAGCCTAACGCCATGGGCGGGCGCGAGGTTGGGGGATTGGCCAATATGCTGGCCAACCATCTTGAGATCGAGAACGCAGACCACCGCGCTGCCGTGCAGGATTTCTGGGACAGCCCGACGATCTGCACCAAATCGGGGCTGAAAGCGGTTGATCTGTTTCAGGCCTGCGCAGACGGCAAGATCAAAGCGCTCTGGGTGATGTCGACAAACCCCGCCGTGTCCCTGCCCGATGCCGATAGCGTGGCCGAAGCGATTGCGCGTGTGCCGTTCGTCGTGACCTCGGACATCATCGAAAAGACCGACACAAACGCCATTGCCGACGTCCTTTTGCCGGCAGCGGGTTGGGGCGAAAAAGACGGCACCGTGACCAATTCCGAACGTCGCATTTCACGCCAGCGGGCCTTTCTAAAAACACCGGGTGACGCGCGGCCCGACTGGCGGATCATCAGCGATGTGGCCGCACGGATGGGATTTGGGAACGCCTTCGCCTATCAATCACCTGCCGACATCTTTGCGGAATATGTTGCCCTTGATACCGCGCTGTCGGCGACCCCGCGCGACCTTGATCTGAGCATCTTCGCAGACGTCGATTATGCCGAAATGATCCCGACCCAATGGCCACGCAACGCTCATCGCTTTTTCGCCGACGGGCAGTTCTATCATCCCGACGGCAAAGCACGGATGATCGCTGTTACATCGCCGCAATTGTCCAAGCCAAGGTTTGCCCTGAACACGGGCCGCAACCGCGACCAATGGCACACCATGACACGCACGGGGAAATCCCAACGGCTCAGTGCGCACCTTGCCGAACCCTATGTCGAAATACACCCCGCCGACGCAATCGCATTGGGCGCTGGCGCGGGGACGATCATCAGGGTTGAAAGCCCCAATGGCTCAGCACTATTGCGCGCATTCATCACCGATCGTGGCCCGCGTGGGCAGTTATTCGCACCGATGCATTGGACGCGCCAACGCGCCAAGCGTGGCACGATCAACAGCGTGACGTCCGCTGTGGTCGATCCCGTTTCAGGCCAGCCCGCGCTCAAGTCCGGTGCGGTCACAGCGCAGGTCTACCGCGCGGCGTGGTACGGGTTTCTCGCGTGCCGTCACCAGCCTTTGCCGCAGACACCCTATGCCGCCGTGGCCCCTACCGCCACCGGCTGGCAGGTGGAACTGGCGGCGCGCAAAACGCCTGCTGACTGGGAGGCTGAAGCCAAAACGCTGGCGGGCCTGCCCAGCGCAGAAACGTCGATCCAGACCGATCTGGCCAGTGGGACCACCCGCATCGCCCTCATACAGGGAGGCGTGATCGAGGCGCTCTTGTTTGTTGCGCCTCGTCCCGTCGTCTTAGCCCGAAACGCAATCATCAGCGTGATCGGCACCCAAACACCCCCGCTTGCCGCACTTGCTGGTCGCAACGCTGCCAACCGGCCCGACCCCGGCGCAACGGTTTGCGCCTGCTTCAATGTCGGGCGCAACACGCTGATGACGGCCATCGCTGCTGGTGCCAATTCCGTCGCAGCCCTTGGGGGGGCGACCTGCGCGGGCACGAATTGCGGGTCCTGCAAACCCGAGCTCAAATCACTCATTACCGGGGCATCGATGCCGATGGCCGCCGAATGA